In the genome of Cellvibrio sp. KY-YJ-3, one region contains:
- a CDS encoding alpha-amylase family glycosyl hydrolase encodes MKHKLVLLSFLLATTASAQAEWFLRGTHNAWAATQMNPAGTNTVELTNVVFSAAGSIKFDRYGNWAESYGVGGLNGSNIAVAQGTWNIKFYTDTKNWNISAVTPPAAYHLRGTFNGWAEGTLLTRVGTSDVYESCQQFVSGDATGGPRFKVDPNGGWGSDAVPAADYTVAAGWVKITFNASSKAITTQQNLAANCSSATTSSSTSSSTSTSSSSSSISSSSSAPLIPFHLRGTHNGWAEGDLFTTPAGTNQLEACRNFTAGDANGGPRFKVDRNGAWGTDAFPSVDQAASGWTRIVINTSSNSLVSVTTNLASNCGSSSSSSVSSSSSSSSSSSAPVADDFRSRTMYFVFVDRFANGNTSNDNGTNPVATSTVKGAGAQSEWKKYWGGDIQGLISKLDYLQSLGVTAIWVTPLVDNINVGNEGGYHGYWARDFYSVDEHLGDWALVDELDAQMEARGMKLVLDIALNHSNQDDQYEFGALYKEGAFITDFASGKNTWYNANGAISDCGDTNPATTCNGEWDDPWSFRNKSLFNLTDFKHGTTSNSLADQYLIDAALKWMDHGVDAFRIDAIKHIEPSFINRFSAAVRAKKADTYIFGEWYNAGAGDAVSMGFLNERRGSELLDFKLRDAIENAVAGNSTMINLSSHISSRAGAMNGFEDLQAIFLDNHDATRTSVYLQTSGITNRGQGKGMSKAFADARQDLGMALVMTLPGIPTIYYGSEQNVTWFTANADGQVGHDPYNREQMPSFSQTTAAFNMISALSDLRKNSPAIQRGSYAERWVGADVLVFQRQEGSDCAVVAVNRGVSTTITVPNLCLANAAYTSKVGSDVVNVTSGSGTFNLSQNEVVVLH; translated from the coding sequence ATGAAACACAAACTCGTTTTACTCTCATTTTTGTTGGCAACCACTGCCAGCGCGCAGGCCGAATGGTTTTTGCGCGGCACGCATAATGCGTGGGCAGCAACCCAAATGAACCCTGCGGGCACCAATACGGTGGAACTCACGAATGTGGTTTTTTCCGCTGCAGGCAGTATTAAATTTGATCGCTACGGCAACTGGGCGGAAAGTTATGGAGTAGGCGGCCTTAACGGCAGCAATATTGCCGTGGCCCAAGGTACTTGGAACATCAAATTTTATACCGACACCAAAAACTGGAATATCAGTGCGGTAACGCCTCCGGCGGCGTATCACTTGCGCGGCACGTTCAATGGTTGGGCAGAAGGCACCTTGTTAACCCGCGTTGGCACTAGCGATGTGTACGAAAGTTGCCAGCAATTTGTAAGTGGCGACGCCACTGGCGGCCCACGTTTTAAGGTGGACCCGAATGGCGGTTGGGGCAGCGATGCAGTGCCCGCAGCGGATTACACAGTTGCCGCTGGTTGGGTAAAAATCACTTTTAATGCGAGTTCAAAGGCAATCACCACCCAGCAAAATCTTGCGGCCAATTGTAGTAGCGCTACCACGTCGAGTTCGACATCTAGCTCGACATCAACATCAAGTTCATCCTCGTCTATTTCCAGTTCATCCAGCGCACCGCTCATCCCGTTCCACTTGCGTGGCACTCACAACGGCTGGGCTGAAGGTGACCTCTTCACAACGCCAGCGGGCACCAATCAACTGGAAGCCTGCCGTAACTTCACTGCGGGCGATGCCAACGGCGGGCCGCGCTTCAAGGTTGATCGCAACGGTGCCTGGGGTACAGATGCATTCCCATCCGTCGATCAGGCCGCAAGTGGCTGGACACGTATTGTGATCAATACCAGCAGCAACAGCCTTGTTAGCGTTACCACTAACCTGGCATCTAACTGCGGTTCAAGCAGTTCAAGCTCGGTGTCGTCATCTTCATCCAGCAGCTCAAGCAGCAGCGCGCCAGTGGCCGACGATTTCCGCTCGCGCACTATGTACTTTGTGTTTGTGGATCGCTTCGCCAACGGCAACACCAGCAACGACAACGGCACTAACCCTGTCGCGACTTCCACTGTGAAGGGCGCCGGTGCTCAAAGTGAGTGGAAGAAGTACTGGGGTGGCGATATCCAGGGCTTGATCTCCAAACTCGACTACCTGCAATCACTGGGTGTGACCGCGATCTGGGTAACGCCGCTAGTGGATAACATCAATGTGGGCAACGAAGGTGGCTACCACGGCTACTGGGCGCGCGATTTCTACTCTGTCGATGAACATCTGGGCGACTGGGCGTTAGTGGATGAGCTGGATGCCCAAATGGAAGCTCGCGGTATGAAACTGGTGTTGGATATAGCCCTTAACCACTCCAACCAGGATGACCAGTACGAATTCGGTGCACTTTACAAAGAGGGTGCATTTATCACTGATTTCGCCAGTGGCAAAAACACCTGGTACAACGCTAATGGCGCTATTTCAGACTGTGGTGATACCAACCCGGCCACTACCTGTAACGGTGAATGGGATGATCCCTGGTCGTTCCGCAACAAGAGCCTGTTCAACCTGACCGATTTCAAACACGGCACCACCAGCAATTCACTGGCGGATCAGTATTTGATTGACGCGGCACTCAAGTGGATGGATCACGGTGTGGACGCCTTCCGTATCGACGCGATCAAACACATTGAGCCAAGCTTCATCAACCGTTTCAGTGCCGCTGTGCGCGCGAAAAAAGCCGACACCTATATTTTTGGTGAGTGGTACAACGCCGGTGCGGGCGATGCAGTTTCGATGGGCTTCCTTAATGAGCGTCGCGGTTCTGAACTGCTCGACTTTAAATTGCGCGATGCGATTGAAAATGCAGTGGCTGGCAATAGCACCATGATCAATCTGAGCAGCCACATCAGTTCACGTGCGGGTGCGATGAATGGGTTTGAAGACTTGCAAGCCATTTTCCTCGACAACCACGATGCCACCCGTACCAGTGTGTACCTGCAAACCTCGGGCATTACCAACCGTGGTCAAGGTAAGGGGATGAGTAAAGCCTTTGCCGATGCACGTCAGGATTTGGGTATGGCTTTGGTAATGACCTTGCCCGGTATCCCGACTATTTATTACGGCTCTGAGCAAAACGTTACCTGGTTTACTGCAAACGCCGATGGTCAGGTAGGACACGACCCTTACAACCGCGAGCAGATGCCATCCTTCAGCCAGACCACGGCGGCGTTCAATATGATCAGTGCTTTGTCTGATCTGCGTAAAAATAGCCCCGCTATACAGCGCGGTAGTTATGCTGAGCGTTGGGTGGGTGCCGACGTACTGGTATTCCAGCGTCAGGAGGGCAGTGACTGTGCGGTGGTGGCCGTAAACCGTGGTGTATCTACTACTATTACGGTTCCCAACCTCTGTCTGGCAAACGCTGCTTACACCAGTAAAGTGGGTAGCGATGTGGTGAACGTGACCAGTGGTAGCGGTACGTTTAATCTGTCGCAAAATGAGGTGGTTGTGCTTCACTAA
- a CDS encoding carbohydrate-binding protein, with translation MNNVTLLKKSAWVALACLGLSTSAGAVVFQAENYNAFYDTTPGNTGGAYRGDAVDIEATSDTGGGYNVGWIAQGEWLAYNNLTIPTSGNYTVRMRVASASGATASVDLNGGTIQLGSFAIPATGGWQNWTTVSRTVNLNAGTYSLGVFAQTANWNFNWIEVVAEGTNNPNLPTAYSGYTGVYSGYTLKLDERFNSLNTAIWAKGDGAVGGESICRFQPQGVQIVNGNLELVVRNEYVPGSYSYDHKSEKGPYNYSCGELRTVPSKRIKYGRIEARIKAPARSVATGYISSLFTYKHEGSPREWEEIDVELEGGRPDKFQANLIYGVNVVDWNGTRQWGAWEHKIDIAPADQWRVYAIDWTPTGIKWFVDGVLVKTLNQDWIDCNPSCVPPQVSYTPIPNDLTELMMNFWIPNDGIQDAFGGNKYGNVYPMVTQYDWVRIYQLNSHPLTNW, from the coding sequence ATGAATAACGTAACTCTATTGAAAAAAAGCGCTTGGGTGGCCTTGGCCTGCCTTGGGTTGTCCACCTCGGCGGGTGCCGTAGTATTTCAAGCTGAAAATTACAACGCTTTTTACGACACCACACCGGGCAATACCGGTGGTGCCTATCGCGGTGATGCAGTGGACATTGAGGCCACTAGCGATACCGGTGGCGGTTATAACGTAGGTTGGATCGCCCAGGGCGAGTGGCTTGCCTATAACAACTTAACCATTCCCACCAGTGGCAACTACACAGTGCGTATGCGAGTAGCCTCCGCTTCTGGTGCCACTGCTTCAGTGGATTTGAATGGCGGTACGATTCAATTGGGCAGTTTTGCTATTCCCGCGACTGGTGGTTGGCAAAATTGGACCACCGTTAGCCGCACGGTAAATTTGAATGCCGGCACTTACAGCCTGGGCGTGTTTGCACAAACCGCGAATTGGAATTTCAACTGGATCGAAGTTGTCGCCGAGGGTACCAATAACCCCAATTTACCCACGGCTTATTCTGGCTATACCGGGGTCTACTCGGGTTACACCTTAAAGTTGGATGAACGTTTCAATAGCCTCAATACCGCAATTTGGGCGAAGGGAGATGGCGCTGTGGGTGGTGAATCTATCTGCCGCTTCCAACCTCAAGGTGTGCAAATCGTAAATGGTAATTTGGAGTTGGTGGTGCGCAATGAATACGTGCCCGGCAGTTATTCCTACGATCACAAATCGGAGAAAGGCCCCTACAACTATTCATGCGGAGAATTGCGCACGGTACCTTCCAAACGTATCAAATATGGCCGTATTGAAGCGCGCATAAAAGCACCGGCACGGTCGGTTGCGACGGGCTACATATCTTCACTATTCACCTATAAACACGAAGGCTCTCCGCGGGAGTGGGAAGAAATTGATGTGGAGCTGGAAGGTGGTCGCCCGGATAAATTCCAGGCCAACCTGATCTATGGGGTGAATGTGGTGGATTGGAACGGTACTCGCCAATGGGGCGCGTGGGAGCACAAAATTGATATAGCACCAGCAGACCAATGGCGCGTTTATGCGATCGATTGGACACCTACAGGTATCAAGTGGTTTGTAGATGGCGTGCTGGTAAAAACCTTGAATCAGGATTGGATCGACTGCAACCCATCCTGCGTGCCGCCCCAGGTTTCTTACACGCCGATTCCCAACGACCTGACCGAACTGATGATGAACTTCTGGATTCCTAACGATGGTATTCAGGATGCGTTTGGCGGTAACAAGTATGGCAACGTTTATCCCATGGTTACCCAGTACGACTGGGTTCGGATTTACCAGTTAAATAGCCATCCACTGACTAACTGGTAA
- a CDS encoding chorismate mutase, protein MEITNEFTPEECATMSDIRTEIDVLDRGIISLIGQRSKYLEAAVKFKTADVTVRSPEQIKTMLQQRREWANAEGVNPDIIEKIYTDLVNHFIQSDLQPVQPE, encoded by the coding sequence ATGGAAATTACTAACGAATTTACCCCCGAAGAATGCGCCACCATGAGCGATATCCGCACCGAGATTGATGTGCTCGACCGCGGTATTATCAGTTTGATTGGCCAGCGCTCTAAATATTTGGAGGCGGCGGTGAAGTTTAAAACCGCTGATGTAACGGTGCGTTCGCCTGAACAAATCAAAACCATGCTGCAACAGCGGCGCGAGTGGGCGAATGCCGAGGGAGTTAATCCGGATATTATTGAAAAAATCTATACCGATCTGGTTAACCATTTTATCCAGAGCGATTTACAACCTGTGCAGCCGGAGTAA